TGAACACGATGCGGCCGGTTTAGGCAACCATCGCTTCGTTGAGCTGCGACAAAAACTCGTCGAGACGGTCGGAAAAGACTTTTCTGGCGCGGCTGATGCCGCCTTTCCTCTCGAAAATCGGGATCTGCACGAAATCCTCTTTTCCGATGGAGAGGTGCGTGACCAGATGCTCGCGAATGAGGGCGAGCCAGGCCTTCTGCTCCTCGGAAAATGAAGCGCCGCCGCAGACGTTGGCGAGCGCACGGTCGACGCGCTCCGCCGCCGTCAGAAGAGGCTCCTGGGCCATCGCGGCGTGTTTCACCATCGAAATGACATCCACCAACGGCTTCTTGTGAACGATCTCGTGCGCCTTCCGCAGGTCCTCTTCGCTGAATGCCGCGTCCCGCAACAACCGGCGCAGGTCTTCGAGCGTCTCGACGGACCAGCTTTTCGGCTTGTTCAGCAGGACGCGCAACGCGTCGATCTCATCCCGTTTTCCGGCGACAAAGGCGGAAAATTCATAGAGATAATCGGCCGGCACGAGTAGCTTGTCCCCTCGCCGGATCTTGTATTCCGACGTCACCTTATCCGGGGCATCCGGTGCGATCAGGAACGTGCGGGGCGCCCGGGGATAATGCTCGAGAAGCTCCTGGAACTCCTTGTCGCGCAGGATGCCCATGACCGTCGTGAAATCGTTCTTCATCCGGTCGGGAAGACCTTCCGCGAAGGCTCCGATATCGCCGTCGGGAATGAACTTCGCGAACTTGTCCCGGGCCTCGCCCGACATGTCCTTCTCGATGCGGCGCAGCCGGCCGACCAGCCGTCGGACGTTGTACTCACGTTCTATATTCTGCCAGATATTTTCGATGATCTCGGCGATGCCGACCGGCTTCGTTCCCCCACGATCGACCTCGAAGCCTCCGGTATCCTTGAAATACTCGATGAGCGTTCCGCCGAAGCAGTCGAAGATGGTGAAATGGGTTTTGTTGATGTCGGGACACCGGCGCGTGCCGCGTCCGAGCATCTGTTCCCACAGGATGCGGGATTTCACGGGCCGCAGGAACACGATGAACTCGAGAGCCGGGATATCGATGCCGGTCGAAAGCATGTCGACGGAGACGACAACCTTCGGAGCCGGCCGGTTCCGAAACTCGCGAATGCGCTGCAACGGCCGGTCGACGTTCTTGTTCCCGGTGATCTTCTGGACGAATGCATCCCCCTCGCCGAACACCTCCCGGCAGATCGAGACGAGCTGGTCCGAATGAGAGGTGTGCTGGATATCGTTGACGGCGAAGATCAGCGTCTTGGGGAAGCGGCCGGTGCGGGCCTGGTGTTCCCGGGCGTATCGGGCGATTTCCTGGATGATCTTCCGGTTCGACTCGGGCACGGTGATCTTTGATTCTATATCGGTCGATTCATATTTCCGCTCGTCTTCGAGGTGGTCGAGCCGCTGCGTGCCGCTTTTTGTGTCGACGTAATGCACCCGTTCGCCTTCCTTCAGAAACGTGCCTTTGATACGAACTTCCGATCTGATCGCAACGGCGTCGTAGTCGACCAGCCATCCGTCATGGATGGCCTCCTGGACGGTGTAGCGGAACACCGGTTCCCCGAAGACGGCCACGGTGTGTTTGGCCGGTGTCGCGGTCAGGCCGATTTTGACGGCATCGAAGTGATCGATGGTCCTCTGCCAGACGAGATCGTCGGCGGCCGTGTATCCGCGGTGGCACTCGTCGGCGATGATGACGTCGAACGCATGAATTGGGATGTCGAGGCAGTCCGCATCGTCGGTCAGTTCCGGATCGGCCGCATCCTGCGCGAAGCCGCCTTCCCGGCCGAACAGATTGATCGCCATGCGCTGGATGGTACAGACGTAGACGAACGTCTGCGTGCCGTCCGGCCTCGTCAGATAGGCTTCGGGAAGAACCTTCGGATCGAAGGATTCGTTTTCGTCGAAATCTTCGCGCTTGAAGCGCTGGGAATAGACTTCGTATTCCTGGTCGAACTTCCGGCCGTGCGGCGTATTGAACGAGGCCAGCTCACGAACGGCCTGGGCTGCAAGGGCTTTGCGGTCGACGAGGAAGAGGATACGGCGGGCGTATCCGGAAGCCAGGAGACGGTACAGCAGGGCGGCGATGGTGAACGTCTTGCCGGTTCCGGTGGCCATGGCGATGAGCAGAGCCCGCTTCCGCTTTCCCAGGGCGGTTTCGGTATCGCTCACCGCCTGCTGTTGGTAAGGGCGAAGGCGCGCGATGTCGGTTACGGGCGTTGTCTGAAGCCATGACAGGGCCTTCTGCTGGTCGCAAGCGGCCATGTCGACCAGGGCGGCCGGGGTGTGAAGATTTCCGATCTGCCGGGAGAGCGCCTTGTCATCGCGAATATCGATGAACCAGTGCGTTTCCCCGTTGGACGAGTAGAGGAAG
The Candidatus Ozemobacteraceae bacterium DNA segment above includes these coding regions:
- a CDS encoding DEAD/DEAH box helicase family protein, yielding MNRQSYTDESERQTRRVRIDTKLRALGWSIVDHEEGLVHASLTAHAVREYPTENGPADYALFVGGAWLGILEAKRLAVGPQNVLEQAKRYSLGATVASGNWQGYRVPFLYSSNGETHWFIDIRDDKALSRQIGNLHTPAALVDMAACDQQKALSWLQTTPVTDIARLRPYQQQAVSDTETALGKRKRALLIAMATGTGKTFTIAALLYRLLASGYARRILFLVDRKALAAQAVRELASFNTPHGRKFDQEYEVYSQRFKREDFDENESFDPKVLPEAYLTRPDGTQTFVYVCTIQRMAINLFGREGGFAQDAADPELTDDADCLDIPIHAFDVIIADECHRGYTAADDLVWQRTIDHFDAVKIGLTATPAKHTVAVFGEPVFRYTVQEAIHDGWLVDYDAVAIRSEVRIKGTFLKEGERVHYVDTKSGTQRLDHLEDERKYESTDIESKITVPESNRKIIQEIARYAREHQARTGRFPKTLIFAVNDIQHTSHSDQLVSICREVFGEGDAFVQKITGNKNVDRPLQRIREFRNRPAPKVVVSVDMLSTGIDIPALEFIVFLRPVKSRILWEQMLGRGTRRCPDINKTHFTIFDCFGGTLIEYFKDTGGFEVDRGGTKPVGIAEIIENIWQNIEREYNVRRLVGRLRRIEKDMSGEARDKFAKFIPDGDIGAFAEGLPDRMKNDFTTVMGILRDKEFQELLEHYPRAPRTFLIAPDAPDKVTSEYKIRRGDKLLVPADYLYEFSAFVAGKRDEIDALRVLLNKPKSWSVETLEDLRRLLRDAAFSEEDLRKAHEIVHKKPLVDVISMVKHAAMAQEPLLTAAERVDRALANVCGGASFSEEQKAWLALIREHLVTHLSIGKEDFVQIPIFERKGGISRARKVFSDRLDEFLSQLNEAMVA